One genomic region from Oceanispirochaeta sp. encodes:
- a CDS encoding alpha/beta hydrolase: protein MSRIIIGIHGMGNKPPSKQLQTWWKAAIREGLKGRGSFWFFRFKLVYWASIVHHDALDPSCKDKSDPGFLREPYTKGSAVLPVQKNSTVKQRIRKHINDQLEKMLLEEDGTSHFNGLTDFILKHFVKDLDAYYHHSPYNASSARDEICRLLADTLRKNRRKKILLIAHSMGTIIAWDVLTQYVPDVKIDTLVTIGSPLGFPVVKSHLLADLKALGDSPKELRTPGNITGSWKNLADFKDRVATNADLTNDFLPNRLQVQPEDLFVYNNYEMEGDENHHKSYGYLRCPEMGLILSRFLKGKRMTFK, encoded by the coding sequence GAGCAGAATCATCATCGGTATTCATGGCATGGGTAATAAACCTCCCAGCAAACAGCTTCAGACATGGTGGAAAGCGGCCATCCGGGAAGGATTAAAAGGTAGAGGCTCTTTCTGGTTCTTTCGATTTAAACTGGTTTACTGGGCATCCATTGTACATCATGACGCTTTAGACCCCTCCTGCAAGGATAAGTCTGATCCCGGTTTCTTAAGGGAACCCTATACAAAGGGCAGTGCTGTACTTCCAGTTCAGAAGAACAGTACTGTTAAACAACGGATCAGAAAACATATTAACGATCAACTGGAAAAAATGCTGCTGGAAGAAGACGGAACATCCCATTTCAATGGTTTGACAGACTTTATTCTCAAACATTTTGTAAAGGATCTGGACGCCTACTACCACCATTCTCCTTACAATGCCTCGTCTGCCAGGGATGAGATATGCCGGCTATTGGCGGATACACTTCGGAAAAACCGTCGTAAAAAAATCCTCCTTATCGCCCATTCCATGGGAACCATCATTGCCTGGGATGTCCTGACTCAGTATGTCCCGGATGTAAAAATTGATACCCTGGTTACTATCGGCTCTCCCCTGGGATTCCCAGTGGTGAAGAGTCATCTACTTGCAGATCTCAAGGCACTGGGAGATTCTCCAAAGGAATTGAGAACACCCGGCAATATTACAGGTTCCTGGAAAAATCTTGCCGATTTCAAGGACCGGGTAGCTACGAATGCAGACCTGACAAATGATTTTCTTCCCAACAGGCTTCAGGTTCAACCGGAAGATCTTTTTGTGTATAATAATTATGAGATGGAGGGTGATGAAAATCATCATAAGTCTTATGGATACCTCAGATGTCCCGAAATGGGTCTCATTCTTTCC